From one Luteolibacter sp. SL250 genomic stretch:
- a CDS encoding Gfo/Idh/MocA family oxidoreductase, translating into MNRRDFVKNSALSAGAIAASGFLAERAAAASGGKPAKIKIAQLGVGHAHASERMKSLASLPDDFEIVGVVAERTDSTEISRGGKGSKTYSGLKWMTEEELLATPDLQAVMVETANRDLVPAATRCMEKGLAICMDKPGGENLEDYRKLLDGCRDKKLPFQIAYMLRTNPGIQFIRKAVSEGWLGDIHEIQASMSHDYSDEAYLRYLGDFSGGTMFLLGCHHIDWITSLLGRPGNVTAFMGSTKEAAGKGRNNCLAVLEYAHTIASIHVSDSEVEGLSNRRIKVSGNKGTIELSPVERFGAPHLLKLRLKEKAGTYAKGTHTVDLGIRKDRYVDQLKEFGAIVRGEIGNPFSYGHDLLVQEILLSAAGYTKWGTPAPAPQAHQ; encoded by the coding sequence ATGAACAGACGGGACTTCGTCAAAAATTCGGCATTGAGTGCCGGTGCAATCGCCGCGTCAGGATTCCTGGCGGAGCGCGCGGCCGCCGCATCTGGTGGCAAGCCCGCGAAAATCAAAATCGCCCAGCTCGGCGTCGGCCATGCGCACGCCTCGGAGCGCATGAAGTCCCTGGCAAGCCTCCCGGATGACTTCGAGATCGTCGGTGTGGTGGCTGAGCGGACCGACTCGACGGAGATCAGCCGCGGCGGAAAAGGTTCCAAGACCTACTCCGGGCTGAAGTGGATGACGGAGGAGGAGCTGCTGGCGACCCCCGACCTCCAGGCGGTGATGGTGGAAACCGCCAACCGCGACCTGGTTCCCGCGGCCACCCGCTGCATGGAAAAGGGGCTGGCCATCTGCATGGACAAGCCGGGCGGTGAGAACTTGGAGGACTACCGGAAGCTGCTCGATGGCTGCCGGGACAAAAAGCTGCCCTTCCAGATCGCCTACATGCTGCGGACCAATCCCGGCATCCAGTTCATCCGCAAAGCCGTCAGCGAAGGCTGGCTGGGGGATATCCATGAGATCCAGGCCAGCATGAGCCATGACTACAGCGATGAGGCGTATCTCCGCTATCTGGGCGATTTCTCCGGCGGAACGATGTTCCTCCTTGGTTGCCACCACATCGACTGGATCACCTCCTTGCTGGGCCGTCCCGGGAATGTGACCGCTTTCATGGGATCGACCAAGGAAGCCGCTGGAAAGGGCAGGAACAACTGCCTGGCGGTGCTGGAGTACGCCCACACGATCGCCTCCATCCATGTCAGCGATTCGGAGGTGGAGGGACTGAGCAACCGGCGCATCAAGGTTTCCGGAAACAAAGGGACCATCGAGCTGAGTCCTGTCGAGCGCTTCGGCGCGCCCCACCTCCTGAAGCTCCGGCTGAAGGAAAAGGCCGGCACCTATGCGAAGGGGACCCATACCGTGGACCTCGGTATCCGCAAGGACCGCTACGTGGACCAGTTGAAGGAATTCGGAGCCATCGTGCGTGGGGAGATCGGGAACCCTTTCAGCTACGGCCACGACCTGCTGGTCCAGGAGATCCTCCTTTCCGCCGCAGGATACACCAAGTGGGGCACCCCGGCCCCTGCCCCGCAAGCCCACCAATGA